The DNA window agttgcTCCGTGTATGAAACGTGCTGTATAAGTAAAGCTGCCTTAACTCTGATGtgagactttttaaatccagtcaTCTTTTAGTCGTGACGGTGCTCAAACCGATATCATACCGATATCATATTTTCCAATTTAAGTTCAAATATAGATCGACTTGATtcagaaaactgattttttgTGAGTAAACACTGAAATCCTTCAACTCTTCTGCATAACTAGACACTTTAATTCTGCTGGTCAGTTCCTCTCCTCCATCGTCTTTGATCCCTTCAGCCAGACGCCAATAAAAGGAGACAGATATGGAGCAGGAGACGAGCAAAAAGAGACACGAGGGTGTGAAACCAGACAAGATATCAGACGATTCTCACGAGACGGAACCTGGTTTCCTTGTTCCTTGATACTGTGTTTGTCGTCTGcactaaaaaactaaacagaggATTTTTACAAACTCACATAAAACCCTTTAAGAGCTGGTGACATATCCCGGTGGTTTCCTGTCAACTGATTTAAGCCCCATTAAAAAGAGTCGAACCTTAACTTAAGCCTGAGAATATAACAAACCCTATAATGCTCCTATTCTGGGACTTCCATCTCCACCCACTTTGGAAAACAAATGTCAGccatcttgtttgtttactgaAAGTCTCTGCTTGTATAATATAAATGCCAAACTATTGTCAGAGCATTAACTCTGGATAAAGGCTGCAGTAGGTAGTAATGATCGTCATTAGACGTGCATCGCTGCCGTCTTTTCAGTCTCAATTATAAAAAACAAGTAATAACTCTgcatccatttgttttttttaaactttcagtcAAACTCGATTTGACAATTTGACCTTTATGTTCACCATCATTGATGCTGTGACCCACTGAGCTTTTGTCATCGCCATGGGttcctccatctcttttctGCTCTTGGCCAAACCCTCTTTGTTGGGGTCTGGGTTTTCTTCCGAGGATCAGACAGGACGACCCATTTCTGGGCCTGGCCAGGAAGAGGCGCCCCATGGGGGGTAATAAGACCCTGGACAGCCCCCGCTGGGCCAGGAACCAAATGAGGGCTGATGAGACCTGACAGGTCAGCTACTGCTGAAGGCAAACAGCCCTTAAAATCATGTTGGACTGGACTTTTGGAACAGTCTGTTCCTCCCCATCATAAGAACGATGTAGGTGAGGAACTTTTTATGCtgaattattattgtgtgtAGTTTGGGTCCAGAACAGTGGACTTTTCATCCCAATTAACACTTAATGAATCAAACGAATGAGGTAATATTGTATCGATTAATGTGGAGACTCTTTTCTCAGCGGTTGATTAATCTTTTGGTCAACTACTAAAATATGactgaacaaataaatgttattcaAACATAATTTTGCACTTTTATAAGTAAATATACAACATCCACCTTCCTGCAGATCGTCCAGTACCACGGACGTCTTCAAAAACGTCTTCAAATCTCcaaaaattacaaatgaacaaaaaatagtCCAGCAAATCTAAAAGTGTTGCTCAACCGCACAGATGTCGAGTTATTGTCGTGATTTTTGATAGATTGGTAGAGCTGAATAACACACCAACCATCTTGGATTTAAACGTGATATCTAAGAATTAAAAACTCATTTCAACTTTTACCAAATACTATTCAATAAAAGTTCTCATTTATCGAGTGTGTGGGATGTTTTTACTATACTCTGTAATTagtagatatactgtatatttgattTGACTTCCATGACTTATACTTATTGTAACTGGAAATAAATGTGTACACAGATCAGGGTCATGGAAATGAACATGGAGGCTCTAGAAAGATAGACCCCACCCAGCCACTCCCAGATGCTAACCACTGCTAATGGTAGCTAACACCCACTTAAAGCATTGATCTATGATTTCATGTAAATCTACCTGCTGTAGTTTTAGAGGTCTAGatgagcagaaacaaactgacATGCTAGCCGTTAGCACTGCCATTAGCATCACCACTGATGTTGTAGTTAGCCTGTGTTGTGCATGAACAGCGTTCACTGAACGTGTTCATATTTTTGTGAACTATGAACTGAATGCATAATTTTTCCGACTGTGAGCACAGACGTGAGTTCACTCAGCCTGAAGGAAATAACCACGTTCACTCATGTCTGAAAAGAGCAAGAAAGAACAAGTCTGGACATCCACCACAtcactgaaaaatgaaaatgaaccttTCATTTCACAGTGACTGAATGACCAATattcaaaaccacaaaatgtGAACTATGAACTAGTTCACTTTAATCTGGGCCAAATGCACTTTGAATTAGTTCTTGTTTCGTGTGAACGTGGACAGTAAAGActttagcatcaccattagcaccTGGTCTAGTGCCGCCTTTAGCATGACTTAGAACTTAGACTTAGCTGCTGTTAGCGTTTGCTTTAAAACCACCTTTAGCATCTGCTCTAAAGTCTCTGTTAAGTTCTTTTCTCTGATGAAGACTCTCAGGCTCTGACCAACAACCATCCACTGTCAGACTAAAGCCAGATATCCTCAGACTCCCCTCAGGCCAGAGACACAGGTCACTCACTTCCAGGACCAACAGAGTCATGTCAAGTTTCACGCTCACATTCATCGGACTCATGAATGGCTGATTCATTTTATCAAACTACTGCTTCTTTAAAACCTTTTAATTATCTATGTACTGTACGTAGCCTTTTGCAAAGATGATCAGATACtttttaatccaatttttttttaatgattccCACTCGACTGTGCTTTGCAAGTTATTTTTATCAAGTTCTTTTATCTACTACGTGTCTGTATGTTGCCTGTGTTTGAGTGTTGCTGGGGATGTGAATTGTGCATATAGTTCACACACAGATGCTCCGGCTCAAATTAAGCTCCTTGAATTGACTTAATAGTCCAGACATTCAGCAGTTCAGTTACAGTGGggagaagttttattttattttattaattgtgcaaccactttttctttttgggattCTGGCAGGTTTGAGCCACTGAATCCCACAGGATAAAAGTATTTCCAACTCCCAGCGTCTGTCAAACGTCTGAGGCACTGTTCAAAGATTTACCTCAATGTTGATATTTGGGTGAGGTGCTGTAAACAATgatgtagtaaaaaaaaatcaaaaataaagaagaactaCTCGCTGCAGCTTTGATTTCTATTCTTGAAAGGGATATTTACAGATTTGTGATACTGCTACAATATTTTACCTCAAGTTTCTTCTCATCCTTCCTGcgtctttgcttttgtctccTCTTTGTCGTCATAGGTTTTAAACCCAACGAGCTTTCCGGTCATTCTGTCAAGTTTTGGATTTCTGACTCATCTTGTTCTCACTTAAGACTGGACTAAAATTTCTGAGGGATGTTGGACCTTTCcaataaagataaaactgaatttGAAAATCGATTATTTAAACCCAGCCCCCTCGTGACTACACTAAAGGCCGATAATTTACTCACATGGCAGCGGTTTTGGGAGCAGAATCCCCGTCATGAAGAGCCCTGTAATCCTCAGCACAAGCACAGATCAGGCGTAATGTCCGAActataataaaacagaacagaagccGTTAAACAGTGAGCAGCGGTAATTCAGTAATGTTCAGTAACGTCACATTACGGTTAAACcactttattttgaataaaaactgcCTTACAGAAGTCAGAGTTTTGTGTACGGATGAGAAGATGTGTTGTGAGACATTAATGCCATCATAAAGAAAAGAGCTCCACCTACAGGTtcacaaacaaattcaaagaaGAGCTTTGAGGCCGGAGGTTAGTTTGAGTCCTGACTCCAGCATCGCAGACATTAAAGCGTATCATAAGGGAGTCTGGTTATCTTGTAGAATCAGACAAATATATCCATGTTTAAGGGACGTCATGATCGGTATCGGTGCCGATCcaggcattttaaaatgtttgggCTGGACGTGGCATCAGGAAGCCTGACCTCATGTAGTTATTTATCTTATGCTGCTGGTTAGTGCTactaaaataacaaagaagaagaaaaagaactaaAGTCACTTAATGTGAGGGGGTAGTAGGACATCATctaaacagaatccatggagtccactcaggctaaaaggctgcagccaaacaacaacaacaaacaatgcAACGTTtgaaagaagacaaaagttCCCTGGAGACTAATCGACCAGAGACGGTCTCAATATTAAAAGGTTGGGTTCAGattgtggggattttttttttaaatacttcaCATCAGTCCAACTCACCAATACactccagcttcctctgtgGACAGCAGTCTTGAACCAGAAGCTTCAGTTCCTGAACCGCGGACTCGTAGGGGTAGGAACCTTGCAGCACAGCAGGGTCTTGGGGGTACAGTTTTGAAGCAACGCCGACGTCTCCAGGTGAAGCATTCTGGTACAGCTTCAGACTCATCTCAAAGGCCTGTTCTCTTTCCCTGTGGACCTTTCTGTAAATGATGAATGAGTTGCAAACTTAAAGGTTGTGATTGTAACtggaaaaaaattgaaaataacCATAGCTGGATTTTTTACTCCTACAACAGCTTCACACTGATCCTGCGCCACAGGGGGCTACGCAAGTGAAAGAATTTACACTTGTGGGGGGTGTGTTGTTCTGTAATGAAGCCACTTAAACACTAGTCAGCTGTGTTTAGTTTCTAATTTATGTCAAACTGAACCAACCAGTCACAGCCGTCATGTTCTGCAACGAAATGTCACGTCCAAGATAGACTCAGCAAAACCTCATAAATTAAAGAACCTTTGGTTTGACTACTGGACAACATCACATAAAACAACTGTAAGTCCGACTGAAACAGTCCACAAACAAGGCTTAAAAGTACCATCGCTGTCACGTTAGTCAAACACACGGATTCTGTGCTTGTTTACAAACTTCTTCATGGTTAAGCTCCACCACCTTCACTTAATTTAGTCCCAAGAACAAATCAACTGGAGCTGGCTCAAAGGGCGACTGCTTTCTGCTATCGTGCGTCCCAAACATGGAACCATTTACCAAGCACAACACCTGAATTACCAACCACAACGTTATTTTCCAAACATCTGAAAGCGACGCTATTGGAAAACCAGAACTGTGTCTGAAAAATGGATTTTTGTTATCTGTTGTTTAACCAATGTTGTGTAATCCTCCAGAGAATGTGACTCTTGTCTTGTTTTAGGAATGAAATGCAATCATCATgataaactaactaaaactgagGCTGATCCACTTTTCCTAATCCAttctagttcgtatggatcattgtcgagtccaatttgatctgatgatccacatttttcccggtctcgctgtatttactgatacatttcaccatgttttgccCCTGTTGTTGTGTTATGGCTGTTTGTGTTATGACTGTTTTTGTTATGCCCCCCTCCTTCTTAGGAGAAATTAGCCGCCTGGCTACAATCCCACACATATCTACATTGGAAATGTTAATCAACATGTTTTGGTCCATTTTAAAGTGAAGTAAAGATCGAAGGTGCAGTACCTGAAAAGAGCCACGAGTGCGTTCCACAGAGGCATGAAGAAGGCTTCCTCTAAGCTGGCGAGACACAGGTCTTTAGAGCTGGCTGTGTTCAGACACTCAAAGgataaaagacacagagacagaagctgatctgaaacacacaataaaaaaacaccccaTCATTCAGGTTCACGTCGTTGCTGTTAAAATTCATCACCCTTCACCCCCACGTGACTGCTCACCAATAGAAATGTGAATGTCTTTCACGATGGCCTTCAGGTGTTCTTTGAGCGCCCTCATCTCCAGCTCCTGGATGTGGCCTTTGTCCTGATCCGGCTGCATCGAGGAGTCACAGCCCAGCTCCGAATCTGAGCCGGCGTCGTCTGTGCTGCCGTGAGCCGGGGCCCAGTCCAGCTGGGTCAGGAACTGCTCCAGATCTTCAAACGAGTTCTCCCGGTCCACCGCCGCCACAGGAGGTTCCTCCATGTCCTCGTGGTCATAGTGGGCGTCCAGGTCCTGGGTGCAGGATGACGAGGAGAGCGAGGAGTCGCTGATGAAGCTCTGGCCACCGACACTACTGCCtgcagctctgattggtttccTCTGAGTCTCTGAGAACATTTTCACATCAACAAAAACCAATGTCACCAAGACAGAAATGGGATTTAAACTCGGATAAGATAGTGTTGCGAGGCCAAACAATACTAGACTTATTCTAAATAACGGAGGCTTTTTCCTGAATACTGTCGTCATCTTTGGTGCACAGAGAAACGGTGAAAAGGAAAACgctaacaagaggagagagctaaccAGCTTCAActgataaaaagacaaacaacatgacagccccttttcctattggtggaaaaaagcATTAGGAAATGATCTGTCAATGGTTgcacagtgaaaaatctaactttttcctactggGGTTTGATAGTTTTAGGTCAGTTTgtccaaatgaaaaaataactgtaaagtcACACATGCGAGGTTTTGCGAAATATAAAGGGAAAATCAAAAGGAGGGAAATTATAGGCTGATTATTCTCTGGAGCGTTAAACCACCTGACGTTCTCACCTGGATGGAGCAGGTTGTGAATGCTGCGAGAAGGTCTCAGAGGGAGGGCGGGGCTCCGGGGGAGACCTTTACTAACGATGGGGTACAGCTTGTTGTAGATTCTGTACTGGTGTTTCCTCAGCAGCTTCACCACCGGGTGGTCAGATCGGCTGAGGACACAAACAAGAGTCGAGTCCAGTAACAGTAGTTATATAGGTCCCAGCCAcatgtacttaaaaaaaaaacaaatatctattctttttttttttggcactaaACATTATAAACACTCAATCACTTCAATAAgaacataattaaaatgaattcattctaATGAAACCAACAGTATTAAAGAGGTTGATTCAACTGtgatttaattttgtatttctaCTAAACTGAcacgtgttcctaatattttgacatagtagtcagtgggctaggctaaagaACAAGCttagtgtttaattaaattcagtttaactCCATCCTCCCAATGAATCACCATCTTTCTGACCCTGGTTCTACTTCAACATTAGAATGacttcactagtgtacctaataaagtggcaactAAGTGTATTATGAAGTCTTGAATGGTTTGTTATATTGAGGCtacatgctttattttttatctgtgaacatgtgtttttcCTATAATGATGTGGACTAGCTAACTTTGCTTTTAGGATTAACTGAATCATCTTTAAGTCTGCAAAGTGAAGACGAAGTTGTCAACTCAGACGTCTCCAGATTCAAAAATGTGAATATCAGCATGTCAcaaaaatctcatctcatctcatcttctactgcttAAACCTGCACTAGGATCGCGGgagttgctggagtctatctcAGCTAATCccagttcattttaatttagtttgtgttATTATGCAATGCATTCAGTGGTgaacctaatgaagtggccagtgagtgtaaacacaaacacatcctccATGTGTGGAGTTATCTCTGAAGTTAACcaggaagaacaaacagtgaaCGGTCGTGTATCGACACAGAGGCTGATGTAATAGAGTCAGGAAACACTGGACCGACCTATTAAACTGGAACAAACACTGTTGAATGCGTAGATGTTGGGACTGTGTCAGCACATCTGATATCTGTCATAGTATCAGGAGAAGAGCTTCAACACAGGCAGGAAGCTCATCCACTAACTTTTTGAATTCTAATCAGCTGACGAGTGTccaagagaggagagaaggaaagaaaagaaggaaggaaggaaggaaggaaagaaaacctGAATCCTGGAAGTTTCCATCCCCAGAGTCACTGCTGAGCAGTTTGAACTCGGTTTAGATTCATTTACTGTGTcgttctgtttattattattattattattattattattattattattataaaggtGTTTGTCTAAAACCAGGTGGATAAAATGCTCATGTTGTGTTCAGTTACCTGAGCAGGTAGGAGACGAGCTCTGACACCAACGTGACGTCAGgattcttctttattttggCTTTCCACTGTTTGGGCCAATCCTGAggatatatatacaaatatacataaaataattactTAGTTGATTCAAATTTTGCACAAGACATGATCTTTTGGCGTTAATTAATTCTTTAGTGTTAGATTTGATTTCATAGCAGCATATAAAAGGTTTGCTTTAGCTTGGATGTCATACTTTCTATTCTAGCTAACCGGCACTAACTGCCTGGTACTGAAGAGTTCCcttttatattttctgaaaaaaacataaaccagGTTCTATGGACAAACCACCGACCCTCGGTAAAACTAGAACCCTTGCAAGGGTGTAAAGCAAAGAACtaatctaaataaaaattataaaaggtaaaaagaagcacaaaaactgtgtcacaaatatgtaaatgtcTGAATGAATGTCATAGCTAAAGATGAAATATGGGAATATGTGTGTGAAGAGTGACACAGAGTCACTAACTGTGGAGAGGATTCAGCTGGAACAACAAACTTCAGCTGCAGGAATCGTAAAAATGTGGGAGACCACACGCACATGTTTTGAGACGGCCCAAAACTGAAATCATACTGAGAAGGGATTGATTTTGAACTTTGATTTACCATTAGATCCACTTTACAAATCCAGACGGAAGTATAGACGGGAAAAGATAAACATGCTGAACATCCTTCTGTTAGTGGCAATGAAAATAagataaatgtgtatttattttactcttcCAGGGTGATTCCTCTGTAGGTGGACGTACatgggttattattattattatttttttggatatgCTCTGATGGAGACTGtgcactgtttgttttgatgcttGAATGGCCTTAAGAGGCAGCTGTATAATTTCGATGTGCGTACGTATGAATAAAAAACTTTGGCCAAAACGTGGctactctaatctaatctaatataaaacatactttgagttgtttcattttttttgtttacataaTTCCACACATGTTCCACATTTGatgtagaaaaataataagaacaaataaaaaccactgaATGAGGTTTCATCCAAACCGTATATTTAGCTGCATTATTGTATAATTATTTGCTTAGACTCTGTCTAAACTTCATAGTTGTCatcattatttaatgttttaatagcTTTTATTCACAGACTCACGTGGTCCTGCTCATACTCCAGCACATTGGTGTAGAGAACacgctgctcttcatcctctGCAGTCATTGCTCCGGACGCTGCAAACCTCCTGTCACGACCAAGAGAGAAGATGATAACTCACAGCTACACAGCACCGTACTGTCATCACACTAGTGAGCTCCACTTTCACACTATCCAGGTGATGCACAGGTATTTCTGAAGGAACTAAAGTGGCTACACCAGGCCAGGCTGGGAATGAAAAATCTGTTGCTGGGGAAGTTTGTCTACCTTCCAGAGGTCTGCATcttttaggaaaataaaaggACATTTTACAGAAGCCGTAATCTCTAAAGGTTCAATAGTTTTCATTCCATCTGTCATGTCTGATGACAAAAGCTTTGCTTTCACATAACACAAACTGATTATGCCACAGGCTCTTCAGGGAAGTGAAGAGTGCAATACAAGATTTCTGAGAAGGAACTAACATGGGACAAAAATAATGCCAAATTTAGAGAATTAAAGCCGAGAATGTTGTGTCTGCAGTTTTATAGACTGAATTCACAGAGAGCTGGCAAAAGTCAGGTCAGCAAAAATGAACAAGCTGAAGTTGTCGTGACACAAGAGGAGACTCCTTCAATCCAGCACTTATTCCAGTATCGTGCTCGTAAAGAGGCATGCGACCAACATATTTAAGCAGAAGCTAAGGAAAGAATAAAGATATTTATGATATTCATGGAGAAACTCTGTGTACCTGTTGGCCTCTTCCTGTAGCCTCAGTCTTCTCTCCTCCATTTTCCGCTGGAGCTGATGTTTAATTAAGCGAAATTTCAACCTCACATGAATCAGTGACGACGCCTTCCTGTAACTCATTCTGTTAAATCCATGTGTAATTTAATAAAAGAGGATATTTTACTAGTTAAAGGGTGAAAATGAGAACATGTTCTGAGCTGGTCTGATTTAAGACAAAGGCCAATATCTtgccaaacctttttttttttagtagctgattaataatttaattaaccactaaataataaacagaacttTCCCATATAAACTCTTGAATTTCCACTCCATTTCCAAACATTGTTGCCTTCCATTAAGACAGACCGACAGAAGAAGGATACAGCATCCTGTCTGGCTTTGGCTATGATGAGGTTCTCCATCATCTGCCGCTGGAGGGAAAGCGTCTGCATTGGAGAGGACACAAAACTCCTTTAAACATGTACAGACAATTAAATATGACCAAAAACTCCATGTACAGTCTGTGAGTTGTCAATTAGTTTCCGTAGCCCAAAAAGTGTTCCTGAAAATATCCTTTTTgctgatttttaaatgttaaaagttgGAAACAAGAAGTGAGGCAGTAAACACCGACACACTGAAGTAGGAAAATTAAGTAAAGAGTGTCACCCCCCAATCACATGATTCATCTTAAATCTCATCCAGATGTGTCCTGCAGcaagacacacaacacacagaccaAAGTCTGAATTAATCTAACAAACGTTACGACACTAAACTGCACAAAGCACCTTCCAGACTTCCAGATAACGTGAACAGTACGTTACAGGTCCTTATGTGGAGCCACAACAATCTATTGAAAACTAGTGAATGcaataatataacagtcctgctctaaatacAGTCGCCAGGTTCTAGAGTTCAGCTTTAGTtacaaataatttgaataatagaaactgttatttagtgtttaattaaatccagtttGACAGCAGCACAAACTCCACCCATCGTCCAggtgaatcaccacctttctgactctgcatcaacattatttatattagaATGACTTCACTGGTGTATTTAATGCACTGGCAAATAAG is part of the Mugil cephalus isolate CIBA_MC_2020 chromosome 10, CIBA_Mcephalus_1.1, whole genome shotgun sequence genome and encodes:
- the vps9d1 gene encoding VPS9 domain-containing protein 1 translates to MKEKKKEEEDEEEEEEEDLTMATADSGVKPLQNAMKMAKVAIQLDGGNKHKEAYCEYLRTINYISHALLEDAGSQKEMEMLAVEVERMLRLAEQCLERAKSFIGKTADPPDLPDLPATSSSSGSPNLSEPRQTSGPSAAITTNTASGAETPDETSPTKAGHRRVLSEGGGELAPFLPPEVFQKLQTIASQDTSKKELTPIEEASRLNQKLKASYEARLARLAPGQAYQKTSLTLSLQRQMMENLIIAKARQDALQRKMEERRLRLQEEANRRFAASGAMTAEDEEQRVLYTNVLEYEQDHDWPKQWKAKIKKNPDVTLVSELVSYLLSRSDHPVVKLLRKHQYRIYNKLYPIVSKGLPRSPALPLRPSRSIHNLLHPETQRKPIRAAGSSVGGQSFISDSSLSSSSCTQDLDAHYDHEDMEEPPVAAVDRENSFEDLEQFLTQLDWAPAHGSTDDAGSDSELGCDSSMQPDQDKGHIQELEMRALKEHLKAIVKDIHISIDQLLSLCLLSFECLNTASSKDLCLASLEEAFFMPLWNALVALFRKVHREREQAFEMSLKLYQNASPGDVGVASKLYPQDPAVLQGSYPYESAVQELKLLVQDCCPQRKLECIVRTLRLICACAEDYRALHDGDSAPKTAAIGADDLLPILSYVALRCHCPQLVSECAALEEFIHEGYLIGEEGYCLTSMQSALAYVESLQTGGAQLPADKLV